CATAGAGCACTCCGGTCCTCTGAATGTAGATCATGGAGTGGTTCAAAAGGGTCTCACTAACCTGTGACCTGTCTGAATGTGGTAACATGGTAAGATCCTAAACGCAGAGATCTCAGAGAGCTTTAAGAGAGCCGGTGTTCCTTTTAAACCAGAACATAAGCTCGAACTTGTCCAAAGACTTATGCCAAACTTCTTCTCTTACTGCATGAACTTAAGTGACACATTAAAGAGCACAGACATTGCAGGGTTCCAGGGCATCTCACCGCAGAGCCCCAAGGTTCTTGACGCTACCCGTGATCGCTTATGCTCCCTCCCGCTTTGTGTTCAGTGAGCGACCTTTGACCCAGCTGGTTAAACTCCGTCCTTGTTTTGTACCAGGCCTTGCATGTGCGTGTTTACCCGTGGACGTGTGACCACCGGCACAGTATGCTGCTCCATCACGTGATACATTTATGCTACTGTGTACGTGCTTCTGTGAACATGAAAACCTGACGATCTGAGGATCTGAATTTGGACCTTTAGCTTCACTGGTGTTCTCAGGTCGCTTCCTTGCTGCGTGCTGAAATGTTTGTTTATCCATCCCCTCGTTCGCCCTCGTCCGTGTTTCCGTCCATTCCGTTGTTCGTTCCGTTGTTTGTCCCCTGGGATTGTGCTGCTGCCCGTGCTTCCTCCGTCGTTCACTTTTTCGAGCAAGTCAAGGTATCGTTAATAACACAAACTGTTTAATGACGTTCAAGTATGTTCACCCATGTCCGTATTTCCTCGTGTAAGATGTCGTTAGATGGCGTTTTGACGCTTTGAGGCACGTTATTATGTTGATAGCGCTATTGATGACTGTATGAAGTGAGCATCTATATGAAATCCGCATTATTCTTATGTTGACACATTTATTAAAGTTGATGAAGCACTTTATTTCCACACTATCATTTGAGAGAGCAAACATCTGCTGTCAGTTCTTCTTTGTCTCCTGAATTGCAAGATTGAGCTATTTTAATGCTCTTTAACATTTATTCGTTGCCGTCAATCATTGTAGTGATGGGAGACCATTTGGAAACCTTTGATCCTTATCAGAACACCTTAGATTTGGTATGCTGGAAAACTTAACAGCTGAAGTCAAGAGGCTTTATGTGCCTGCTGTCTCTGATATGTAAGCAAGTTTCTTCCATTTTGTCTCCGTTCGACTCCCTCTGGTTTTGAGAGAGTACAGCAGGCCTGGCGGGTGGCAGAGAGGTGGTGTTTGCAGCTCCTCGTTGGGTGTATGGTGGAATAGATTTCCTGAGGTCACTTCTCTGCTTCCTCGTTTTATGCGAGGTCCctgctttctccccaaatgttGAACAGCCAGTTCCCCTCTCTTGTTCTCCGAGTCTTTCCTCTCAGGCAGCCGTAGGGAATACGATATCGGTCTAAGAGCCTGGCTCACCAGGAGAGCCCGAGGAGCCACCTCTAAGACATGGCCCACTGTCGCACATCTCGTACTAGTTATGACACCTTCACATTCATGCTAGCGTCAGCTGAAACCTTTTAGAGTGTTGGAATCCCCATAGTTTCCATTGAGATGTTATTGCAAGAAGACTTTAAATCAAAgagtttttttaatttattttatcaaTAAGCATTTTTTGtttcacttttttctttttttttttgcgctgaTGCAAACAAATGGATgtaaaacatgtttatatagtcAGTGAGCCATGTACAATGTTGTCGGCTTCTTCTTCTGCCCTTCTGTGGGTCAAACCTTTAGGTCATTTGCAGGTTTATAACGTGGCTAACCTATGCAACTCCACAGCAGCCCTTCATGGTCCTCATAGaacaacccctcccccctccagtGGTGTGTCCTTGTTAGCATAGCTGCTAGTCGCACCTTTTTTTTGTGATGCAGTGTATAGCTCTGCCTATTCCCGTCTGCAAAAAGATTAATAACTGTTAtgcaataaaatgtaattgatcATTTCTTTTTCTGGAGAAAAGATGTGTTCTCTGTCAGCGTATTCCTTCTATTTTTATGAGATGATGATGAATTGAATTCCAAAAGGGAGTGGGTGGGTGAATAAACTTGTAAATGCGAACCCATTAGGAGTGTGTTAAGTGTGTCATGTAAATGCAAAGCAAATgggaatgttttgtgtgtgtgtgtgtgtgtgtaaatgcaaaCTCATTTGCAGTTTGTGATGAGTGTGTTTGGTGATAGAGAACACGTGCGTACCATGGCTTGTGTCAAAAAATCTCACTCCCCCACCCAAATTATTTTTGACCTCTTTTTGACCTCCCTATAGATTTGTGGCATTCTGATGGGTTCTAATGATGTTATTGGTGACTGCGGCCTGCAGCTGTGCACACATCCAGTATTATAGAACTTTTGGCTGAAATGAGGAGTCCCAATTGCTCTTAGAACACTTACTGAGAACGCCATTCTGTAAAACACTTTTATCAAAGCAATTTGGGGGTAAAAATGTTTCGATAACCAAAACAAAAGCTTCCAAGCAGGATTTCCTGACCACAATGGCCAACCCGACTGCACACTCCCAGAATGCTTGCTGTCCTTTTCTCTCAATCTTCCCGCAAGTCACATTTGACTTTTTATTTATCTGCAACTCTTCCTGAAATTCTGGTTCCGCGCTTCCTACCACAAATAGAGAATAGTTTGTCTCACCTGACCCTGCAGTATACGTCTAGGACATATATACCGATCGGGGGATGGGGAGGGTTTATGATTACGCCAGCTACATCTGTCCATCTCAGAGGAAGCAAAGAAACCTCTAGTGGGTTAGAACTAAACTCTAGACTGATGCTACATTAACCCTTTCCTACATATGCTGCCCTTTGCCCACAGTCTGAAGGTAAGAGTCCATCTGTGTACATATCTGTAAATCGGTCTCTGTGTTGCATTCCTCATTTTCATGGTTCTTATTATTACAAATAACTTTGGTCATGGTACAGTATCACGGCTAAAGAAACCACCAGCCGAGGGCTGAACCACCCGCAGTGATGACCCATTTCCACTGTGTCGTCATATTTTGTTAGTTTGGCTTGTTCCTGTCAGTACTTTTTGCACCAAGACATGGTTCTGTGTTTTTAGGTTTTGACAGCTTTTCACAGTTTATGGAATCAAGGCTGTAGACTGTGGCCTGTGGTAGCTGTGCTTTGTGGGTTGGTATGTGGCAGGGTTGTGTTTGTCCAATGCATTGGTGTGGGGTTTTGCTTGCAAATGTTTagtgtttgtgtacgtgttttaaaaaaaatgatTCAATTTATACTTCATTTGTGTTGTGAATTCAATTACAAACATCTCCAGCATAGAACACTGCTGTAGCTGAAAACACTGTCTCATGATTGAGGGTGTTTTTAAGGTGGACTCAGCAAAATGGAATCAAAAGGATTTGTGCTATTAAAGCTCTAATGTATATCTGTCACCACCTGATCCCTCGGAATAAGAACTCTTCCATAGACCTTAAGAATAAGTGCGTCAGGCTCCAGGAGCCTGTAATGTTTGTAATGACGCCATCTTGCTGAGTCTACGATAGTTTGCGAGTGTTCCCGTGCAGGGACTCTGCGTTCTGGGACTGACGTGATTTCTTCGGCTTTCTTCCTGTTCTGCAGAGGGCAAGGGGACGAACGGCTACGGCGAGCTTCTGGAGGGCGGCGAAGCGGAGATCCCCGCCGAGGGCTGCTTGCATTCCagcgatgaagaggaggaggaggaggaaggggaggaggaggaaggcaaAGGCAAGGAGACGCGGCTGAGCGGCAGCGGGTCCCGTCCGCTGCTGCAGGACTCGGACGAAGACGAGCGCGAGACGGCGGATTCGGGGCACGTCCTCGCGCCCTCCAGCCTGCCGCCTGCCGCTATCCCACAGTCCTTTGTGCTGTCCCATCAACCCCTTCAGCACCAGCACACCCCCGGGCAGGCGGGTTGTTCGGAACCCAATGCCGACGTCTTCTCGAGAGCTCCGTTCCGGATGGCGCAGAAGGCGGACGGTGGCGACGACGTGTTTGCCAACGCACCGTTCCACCGCCCCTCTGCTCTGCCTCCGCCACCGGACGTCTTCCTCCAAGCCCCCTTCAGCAGGCCAAAAGAAACCCAGGGCTCCTTGTACACCCATCCGGTTGCCAGGTCTGGCAAACTGCACCCCCACCCGGTGACCTCTAACCCCGCAGGCCACGATCCCAGTGTTCTCAGCCAGGTGGCCCCTCAGCCCTTTCGACCGCAGGCCTTAGCCAAATACTCCAGACATTATGAGGGGCCCCTTGCCTCAGAGCCCGAGGGGGCCCATTTAGGGGATTCCAGCGTGGGCAAGAAGGGTCCGCTTGCTTCCCTGCACACCTGGACACCTGACGCAAACGATCCATTTGTTTCTGCGCCCTTCCACCTTAAAGGCCCTCAGGAGAAGCACTGACACCCTGACAGCCCACACGTCCCATATGCTGTGCTCAAAAAGACAGGGCGTCCTCCCCCTTAAAGCTGGACTGGACCTTTACAGCTCGCACCCAGTTTATTATGTTTCACGATCCATCCGTTAAGAGCCCAACTGCGTGTCGAGATTCTAAGACGGGCGTGAATCCCTTTGACTAAAGGCTGCTCAGTGAATAATTAGCAACCATTATCGTCAAAGAATGAAACGCGCTCATGTCTTGTGGACATGTCTTATCCGTTCTTTGCCTACCTCAGTTTATTCGTATGCTGAGAGAGATTGTCATTGAGGTGTAGTGCATGTCTAAATAGTGCATAATTAAGGGTTTTGCGTTGCTCTGAGGTCGACCATCTTATAGGTTTtggagcccctcccccctccttccCTATGGTCATGTGACTTATTGAAATTATGTTCACTCCTCCCCTACGTCTCTTTTGTCACTACTGGTGATGGAAATCACGATCCATTTGACACTTTGAGGATGTCCTCATTAAGAATTTCACTGACCTACACTACAGTAGAAAGTTGAGCTGTTATGACCCAAATGACCCCACGTTTCACTTTTTAAACATAGCCACTGACTGTCCTTTAATGTTTCCATATGGATTAGTAAATCTTTTTCTTCTTGATTTGTTAGTTTTACCGAGGCTTCCATCCTGCTGTGGTTTAGGGCCCTGGTAATTTAGTATTTAGGTAGTAATTACTTCTCCCATTGTAGGTACTGATTGACTTGCTGTGCATGTTGTTACATTCTTCTTACATAATTCCTGTAACAACCTGCCGATTAAGTCCATGCGGTAGACACACCAAAGTGCAGCCAAACTGGTTGGACTTACACGGTAATCACGATGTGCTGGTACCACATCGTTGGTAAACAGTGGCCTCTGGGACTATGCTGATGTTGGCAATGACTCCTATATGCTGGATTGACCTGCAGATTGTGAATTAGACCACACTTGTCATCTTATCTGTAGTGCAGTAGATGAATTAATAATTGATTATTGATTGACTATTGGTGACCATGATAAATGTGAATAGCACAGATCGTGGGATTGCATTTGCTGGAAATTATGTCCACTTTATTGCTATATTCAGCAATATTTCCTATAGCTGCATGAACACATGAGCTTATCATACACCCAAGCACCCTCACTAGATTGTGTCagtacatacatgtacatatcTGTTGAtgtatgtacatttacatttatgttgaTGTATTCTGCAAGATTTCTTGGTCTTGCCATTTTGAAATAAGATTTTTcccttttttgttttctttgatttatttttttgcttatGTATTCCTTCAAAATGTGGTGTGTCACTGTGAGAACTCAACACCTTGCTGTAATTTCAGACTTTGCACATTGATGTGACTGTACTGAGACATTCAGGTTGGGGTTTTGGACAGAGATGATCAGcagttctgggtggcacagaAAGCTTAGTGTGGCGTTTGTATGACGAGGTGTTTGGTGACATTTTGAAGTGTGTGCTGATTTGAACATATCGAAgagaggtgtgcgtgtgtgtgtgtttggggtttgTGCATGATTTTGTGTTTAACATCTATCCAGACTATCCAGTAAGGTCGAGTCTGTGGATGACGGCACACGTTTTGAAATACTTGAGTTATCCAAAACACCTCCTAGTTGTTGACAACTATCATACGAGCGCTGACTTCAATAAAAGACAGGAACTGAAGAATCATCAATAAATGTGTGGAACATTATTTACTCTGAATTACCACATGGCTGTGTTGGTTATGAATAATACATTTTAGTCATTTATAATACAAATTTATAATATGCGTAATATAAGGAAAAAACTAGTAATAGCTGGGCATTCTGAGTACCCTGGAAAGATTAACAATGAACTCTAGCCCTAAAGTACAGTAGCTTAttctatttaaaaaatacaactATTATTGAATGCTGTGTTGTTTTCATAACTGAACACCGTGGAGTACACCACAATAATATGAAATTACACTAACAATTAAAAAATCCAGGGCAAGCAAAGACCAAATTTCAATCAATCGTAAGGCACACGTGAATGGGTCGGTAATGTTCTGTCCACTGGAGgggctacaacacacacacacacacacacacacacacacgcttcacgTTCTTGTTCCGGAAGCAGCGGATATGACGTCTGTTTTGGCCTGACTGTCATGGCGGCGTATGGGCGTGCGAGACTTTTACGGAGTGTTTACTCCCTCGTAACCGAATCGTAAGTTGTACCTTTGTAATGATGTTTTGTTTAAGCACTGGACATAACGTAGACTATCACGTATAATATAACGTGGTTGTCAGTGTCCTCAAAAGGTCTATGTGACATAGAGACGTGGGTAACCTCGCTAGCCTAGCTTGCTAGCACTGTTAATCCCCACTCCTGTCATGTCCTTTTGTCTAAATATAACGTTATGTCTAggttattaaaaaaattacttaTTTATCTATTAAATGTACTCATTAAAACAGCCTACCTGCGTGCGGTTACCACAGAGCGGTTCTTAGCAGGCCATACTTCAACAAGAACCTCCTCACACCTGTACTACCACAGCCACAAACAAGTGTGTTTAGTAAGTATCCGCACCAAACCATCTGTAAGtctcaaaacactgtttttgcTCATTTAGACCAAAGTGAGTCCTTGCCAGGCTGCATATGCAAGCATATGTCTTTCTGTGTGTCTAGTGAGGAACATATTTATTCAAACTCAAGACACTCCAAACCCAAATAGCCTGAAATTCTTGCCTGGCTGTATGGTTTTGGAGTCCGGCACCTTGGACTTTGCTGCTCCCAGAGACGCCCACTGCTCTCCGCTGGCCCGGTGAGTGTTGCAATATACGCAACCTTTTTCTCTCACAGTGAAAATGGATGTGTTTGTTGTTAAACTCGGGGTGTGAATCTATTAAAACGGTGTGATTGTGCCGTTAGTACGGTTTGATAgagcaagtaattttttgacCGAGTCCTCTGAAGCAGGTCGGACTCGGTCCAATTGCGAACAAGCTTGAGTGCGGTGTGTTTGAAGTACAGTATGCAACGCTGCATGCCACCTGAGACAACAGCGTGATAGTAAACATGAGCTGAGGGTAAATGTAGTATGGAAGAAACTCAATCATTGACATGCAGCATTTTCAGTGTGAACGCTAAGAGAACCAGGAATAAAATGCAGCACTGCATCATTTTCTGCTCTGGACCTGACCTAGTGCAAACACAAATGCAAATATACCTTAATGTGTGTGATGTCCACAGGCAGCTTTTTCGAATTGATGGTGTCAAAGGTGTCTTCTTAGGCCCAGACTTCATAACCATCACAAAGGTtggtaaaatgaaaatgtacttCAGATCTTTCTTTCCGAAAAGGTTACCATATTTAGATGAATAACTGTAATCACCTGTGTTGATGTAAGACCCATTCGGACGTAGAATGGAAGGTGATCAAACCTGATGTCTTTGCAACCATTATGGACTTCTTCACATCTGGTCTTCCTGTTATTAACGAAGATGCAACTCCTCGGGCAGACACTGGTAATGTGAAATTGGCATGTGCATTAATTTATCTCTTGTTCATTGAATCTGAATCAGTGTGTGCTTTATTATTAAAGCTATTGCATACCTTTTGGTCAAAGCATTCGTGTTCATAAGATTTAAGGGAGCTGTTAAGTTTTGCTACTTGTGTTTTGTGATAATGACAACTGATCTTTCTCATTGTGGACATATGTGTGAAGGTTTTCCGTAAATCTTTAACGTGACGTTACTCTGAAGAGTTCTTCTGATTCCTCTTAACAACGTCACTCTGTAGCTCCATCagaagatgatgatgaggttGTTTCCATAATCAAAGAGTTGTTGGACACGCGCATCAGGTGTGGTGACACGTTCCTCTGTCTGTTACAGTTCGAATTACTGAATTATTCCCAAAACGCGTGTTTGGTTACTGACTACCTGAAAGAGTGCACATTAAAGTAGAGCTCCTCAGCAACAGGACTGGCCACCTGAGAGATGTAGTAATAATATGTTAGACTTGTAATAACATCTTTCAAGCAGCTATAATCCTCTCCGCTGCAGGCCCACGGTGCAGGAGGACGGAGGCGATGTCCTGTATCAGGGCTTCGAGGACGGCATCGTGAAGCTCAAACTGCAGGGCTCATGCACCAGCTGCCCCAGTTCCATAGTCACGCTCAAGAACGGCATCCAGAACATGCTGCAGTTCTACGTCCccgaggtggagggggtggagcaggtgaggAACCCAATAAACAAGTAACAAGACGGTATTTAATTTGCGTTTACTGCTGGTTGATTGCTGCTAACTTTCATGTGTTATTAGCAGCGGGAATGAGCTTTTCAGTGGATGAAGCATTGTTTTAGGCATACAGCCGGGGGAGGACTCGGGATACATTGTCGCTCACCTGACGTCTTTGTCACAGGTGAAGGATGAAGATGCAGAGGTTGAAAAGGAAGTCCACCAGTGATTGTTGCTAGGCAGGAATCTTGGAAGTGGACTACTTTCCTGCTGCCTGCAGTACCCAGCTGCCCCTGCACATGTCACTGTCCAATCAAGTCAATGAGAGGGCTGTGCGTCCTAGAAGCTGctcagtagtggtggtgggggggggataTCTTGGGAGATCTTGAAAACAATAGCTGTACATTGCAGGGAGGCGACATACGGGCTGTTTGACAGATTTATCTTTGTAACATCAGCATGTCCAAATCCCAATTGTGTATGTACAGTGTCTACATTTAGAGTTTCTTGTTAGAATATTTTACCTCAGTGTACATAAAATCTACGTTTGtaaaatgaatgaatattaaAAGTGTACACCTAAACAGTGATGACTATTTTCTCTCTTTTGATTAAGAAAGCATTGTCTGTAAGCAACCACCATTTGTAATAATACAAACCATTTGTTTTGCCTCTGCTCCATTGGACTTAGATTTTATATGTCGCAGTTTTAGAGTTTAAAACATAACCTCACCCCTATTACTAACTTTTACATTATGGTCCAAAATTACATTTTGTACTTATTTTCAGCTGTTATTTGGTtgaaaaataacaaacaaataataTTAATCAACAGTCTTGTTAAATACAAGCATCGACAGTGTCTGTACatggtgtgactgtgtgtttcaTGGATGGCGCACTTTACATGCTGTGTACCACATTTTCCAAACTCGTGACAATGACAGCAAGTATATCTACGTCTGAACAAGGCCGGGTGTGACGGCCATAAAAGCTAATTCACGGATTAAACTTCATATCACTTTTTTCCATATATGGCTCACTATGCAAACGGAATATAAGTGAACTGATACAACACTGGTGTCACTTGTATGCTTTGCAAAGAAGGTGTTGGCATACATGGACGCATCCTGCTGCCACGTCAAAACTGCATCCGTCGGCAGGTAGTGCAAAAAAGTGACGTCGCGCTCTACCAATCACAGACGCGTACGAGGGCACGGTGTGGTTCCGGGCCAATAGGATTCGAGGAGGAGGGACGTGTGCGACACGGATTCAAGGCGCTGACTGGAAACCAAACACTAGTTTGAGAAATATCGAAGACATGTGTGGTGAGTATGACATTTATCTGAAACTACCATCGTTCCCTCACGCCTGTGGACCACCGCAGGTATTCACGAGAGGGGTCAGACGCGAACCAGCTCGTTTTATTTCGTCTTGTGAACGTGAGACGGCGTCTTTGGATGAATGCGCCGTATCACGTCAGCTATAGCCGCCCCAGTAACTGCTAGCCAGTCGGCTAACAAACATGGCGCGCGCGATGTGCGCTCGCGGCTGTGTGTCATTTACTGTAATTTAGGGTGTGTTGTTGGGTAGTTGATGTACAAATTACTTACACACTAAAGTCACTCTGTGCCAAACCTAAGgggaaagaaaaaataataataatagcgtGCTAGCTTGAAAGCCAGTTCGTGTAGCCTGTTGGGAGATGGAAAACGGTATTTTAGGACGAGTTAAGATACAGACGGGATGGGAGACACGGGTATAATGTGAGTCTTGAAGGACGATATATCAGGAGGTTGGAGGGCGGTGGTGTCTTCTGAAAAGAGACCCGGTGATAAAGGATGTCTGTAGTGTTCAGTGTAGAGATACCGGTACCTGCACATCGTTTGAAATACTTTGGGTCTTTTACTCTAATATTCTTACTTGACAGAGCCATCCCATCTCTGGTTCATTTTCCGTAATCATCTTCGCTTACAAACGGCCTTGTGAGCTACCCGTAAcaccacagacagagacagacagacagagacagacagacagagacagacagacagagacagacagagacagacagacagagacagacagacagagacagacagacagagacagacagacagagacagacagacagagacagacagagacagacagacggagacagacacacacagagacagacagacacacacagagacagacagacacacacacacacagagacagacacacagagacacgcacacacacagacacacacacaagcaagccCATTTCGGTGTGTAgtccacagcactactcaatgATGCTTCTGTTGCATTTCTTTCCAcacagtgctctctctctctctctctctctctctctctctctctctctctctctctctctctctctctcattcactaaTGAGTTATTTCATTGACCAGATTTCTGCATATACAGTGTCTTCAGTCGGGCATCATATGGCTTTTGTGGCCTCATAAATCACCAATGAACAAATAATCTTGTTAAGACATATTACAAGACAAATGTTTCCTGGAATAAGATGGGACCAGCCATGTCTGTTGGTCTGATGCCTTCTGAAATGAACCCAGTTAGAGGCTCTACTGTAAAAGCTTAAGAGACTATATCTATATCTGGAAAGGTATTTTTAAGGCATTGTTGCTGGGCATGCTTTTTAAAAACGAACAGGTCTGTAGAAACCATGACACAAGTTTTGTGAAACAATACGCATTCAGCTCAAATATCTATTGTATGAGCAACCGTCTAAATCCAGCTGCAGACTAGTACTACGGGTTATAGTGGGACAATCATCCGCCTGTGTTTTGGGTTAAACCAGTTCTCCTCTGGTCTCTCTCACCGTCTCCATCTCagataggggggggggggggggggggggggggggggggggggggggttgggagaTAAGGTGGAAAATGTTTGTTCAGTGGTTATTTGTGCCACCAAAGCCGATACTGCTGTGGGACTGTGGGCTTCATGGGTATTTATAGATAGGCCTAGTTTTTAAGGATTGTCTGAGTTCTTCAGCTGGGCCTTTGTTTCTTTGCTGCCTGAATATTTTTAGCTTAATCAGTTCATTCAGATTCAGGTCTTGTCTGAAACAAGTGAATTTTTCTCACTGTTTGGAATTCTAAGTCCTTGACATGAAAATTACTGCTTGTGGTTTGACTGTAAGACTTGACCTGACTGTAGACGACTGTTGCCACATTATTCTGACAGAAAAGGAAGATCGGACTGTCAACTTACCAGTGAACCCAGACTGTGATCTTACCAATCAATCCAGAACCCATGAACCAGTCTTTACTGTGAATTACTTTTTGGAAGCTATTTTATTCGTCTTTGTCAACTGTGACGATTAGAATAGATCAGACTTCGATGTCTATGTTATCTGGTTATCTGGTGCATtgagtttttcagttgagcAAACCACCCTGATGTACAAGTAGCGAGACAtcctgtctgagtgtgtgtgtgtgtgtgtgtgagaggtgaacTGTCTTCCCTCTCTGCAGGAATCTTTGCGTATCTGAACTATCACGTGCCTCGCACTCGCCGTGATATCCTTGAGGTCCTCCTCAAAGGTCTCCGGCGGTTGGAGTACCGCGGCTACGACtccgcaggtacacacacacacacacacacacacacacacacactccccttgcCAAATCACACAGTCTTTCTTAGGCAGCAGGAACTGCTGCTGTTGAGCACACACTGAGCTGGGTTGGGTGTCTGGGCCTACAGGAGTGGGTATTGACGGAGGCAACAGTAAGGAATGGGAGAGTAATGCCAAGAGCATCCATCTTATCAAACAACGAGGCAAAGTCAAGGTCCTGGACGAGGAGATCCACAGTAAGATCCAGACACACCGTTGCACATTTTATATCGGAGCTGTCACTCCTGGCAAACCGAAATGTGGTGTTATTCTTAGCTGAGaataaccctgtgtgtgtgtgtgtgtgtgtgtgtgtggactcctACAGAGCAGCAGGATATTGATCTAGATGTGGAGCTTGATGTGCACCTCGGCATTGCACACACTCGCTGGGCCACACACggtgtccccagtcctgtcaaCAGTCACCCCCAGAGATCCGACAAGCACAACGGTAGCGCTGCTTCAAGACTACTTAAAGGAGCTCCCCAGTGTTAACACTAAAGCATATCTGTGTGGTTCAGAAGTTGAAGTCGGTTAaatgtttgtgtcgtgtgttgAGTTACAAATTGAGAAAACACAAACGCGACCTCCATTTGAACTTCACCTGCAACTAAAACCTCACTCAGTGGTGTGTTGTGTCTGATCATTGGTCTCAAATGTCTTCATATGACGTGCTGGTTTCTGCTCCGAACAGAATTCATTGTCATTCATAATGGAATCATCACCAACTACAAAGATCTGAGAAAGTTCTTGGTAAGTGAAACATTTGCTGTTTATATGACCCAGACTTTTTATATTTCCCTTCCTTCTCTGGTTGTTCACCCAtctctaatgtgtgtgtgtgtttccaggaGAGTAAAGGCTATGAGTTTGAGTCGGAGACAGACACGGAGTCTATCGCTAAACTGGTGAAGTACATGTACGACAACCGGGAGAGCAACGATGTAAGCTTCGCCACGCTCGTAGAGCAGGTCACCCAGCAGCTGGTGAGAGTCCCACATTCTGTCCGTCACCCCACGAGCGTTCAGAAAGTGAATTCAGAACGCGAAGGCTCACcgagatcccccccccccccccctctgtctTTGATTGTCAGGAGGGAGCGTTCGCCCTCGTCTTCAAGAGTGTTCACTTCCCAGGAGAGGCCGTGGGAACAAGGTGCTACACCTCAGACGAACTGAATCGGACATTTTGTGG
The DNA window shown above is from Brachyhypopomus gauderio isolate BG-103 unplaced genomic scaffold, BGAUD_0.2 sc74, whole genome shotgun sequence and carries:
- the nfu1 gene encoding NFU1 iron-sulfur cluster scaffold homolog, mitochondrial, which translates into the protein MAAYGRARLLRSVYSLVTESLPACGYHRAVLSRPYFNKNLLTPVLPQPQTSVFMRNIFIQTQDTPNPNSLKFLPGCMVLESGTLDFAAPRDAHCSPLARQLFRIDGVKGVFLGPDFITITKTHSDVEWKVIKPDVFATIMDFFTSGLPVINEDATPRADTAPSEDDDEVVSIIKELLDTRIRPTVQEDGGDVLYQGFEDGIVKLKLQGSCTSCPSSIVTLKNGIQNMLQFYVPEVEGVEQVKDEDAEVEKEVHQ